Proteins encoded together in one Branchiostoma lanceolatum isolate klBraLanc5 chromosome 11, klBraLanc5.hap2, whole genome shotgun sequence window:
- the LOC136445135 gene encoding tripartite motif-containing protein 2-like, producing MASYMPEDFDDQFLTCPVCMLQFRDPKILPCLHTFCKGCLEEWATKQQPLECPTCRTQVSLPDQGVEGLRTNFYVNNLLDFAAAKKGAEPGVPCQVCEGNVEGSKSWCADCAVLLCQSCTAVHRKLPCSKDHEVTPEETLKAEEAISNFHRKRHCDKHKKYELEFYCESCNALVCTACTVVDHRPGKDHNPVEIATVAQQRKETLQALLQDIDPRLMEIQASVKEVERKMANLMPSKEAATNQAKAYFRQLVDLLQKREKEILRQIDEQCRADGKALQTKKEAIEFELAGLTSAQTFCQQAVERGSDVHILEVGNQVKTRVETLLAKELDLESDWSEFQFVENTAVTDFEKEVKDLGGVKTKIDVSKCKVVVKPAVQGFQCVAVLTTVNKEGRPCVTNSKAVTTNMKDPSGTDVPTQLQMKNAGVWEISYVPQVTGNHRLEVKVNSQQVSGSPFDVDVKGRDTPMLTIGQKGSGVGELNLPVGVAVDNGGNIAVVERGNKRVQIFDVETGQSLSSFPVDGENPYGIDVESDGMFLVTSWGQNFALRRYAKEGRLLNTFKPDCMRYPLGVTVLKDGRMVVADGQHKSCLLLQPDGSFIREIGRGKLLFPKFVSVDESRDVIIVTDETGHKVLVFDLDGNPKFNFGQEGQNDGEFQNPNGVTFDPAGNIIVGDCAGRVQVFGPDRTFMRKVGTVQGGYASGIAITPEGYIAVACFRGHCVELYRYK from the coding sequence ATGGCGAGTTACATGCCAGAAGACTTTGACGACCAGTTCCTGACGTGCCCAGTCTGTATGCTGCAGTTCCGGGACCCCAAAATCCTACCATGTCTGCACACCTTTTGCAAGGGGTGTCTGGAAGAATGGGCCACCAAACAACAGCCGCTGGAGTGTCCAACCTGCCGCACACAAGTCAGTCTACCAGACCAAGGTGTGGAGGGACTCAGGACCAACTTCTACGTCAACAACCTGTTGGACTTCGCGGCGGCCAAGAAAGGGGCGGAGCCAGGTGTACCGTGCCAGGTGTGCGAGGGGAATGTGGAGGGGTCAAAGTCGTGGTGTGCAGATTGCGCCGTGTTGCTCTGTCAGTCGTGCACTGCCGTACACCGGAAACTTCCATGTTCTAAAGACCACGAAGTTACCCCTGAAGAAACCCTGAAGGCCGAGGAAGCTATTAGCAATTTCCATCGTAAACGACACTGCGACAAACACAAGAAGTACGAACTAGAATTCTACTGTGAGAGCTGTAACGCTTTGGTTTGCACAGCGTGCACAGTGGTCGACCACCGACCGGGCAAAGATCACAATCCGGTGGAAATCGCCACCGTCGCTCAGCAAAGGAAAGAAACACTACAAGCACTTCTACAAGACATAGATCCACGACTGATGGAAATACAGGCATCAGTCAAGGAAGTTGAAAGGAAGATGGCAAACCTAATGCCCTCGAAAGAAGCAGCTACAAACCAAGCCAAGGCGTATTTCCGCCAACTTGTTGACCTTCTGCAAAAGCGTGAAAAGGAGATTTTGAGGCAAATTGACGAACAATGCCGAGCCGATGGCAAGGCTCTGCAGACAAAGAAGGAAGCGATAGAGTTTGAGTTGGCCGGACTGACGAGCGCACAAACGTTCTGTCAACAAGCCGTAGAACGCGGAAGTGACGTGCACATTCTGGAGGTGGGAAACCAAGTCAAAACAAGGGTAGAAACTCTGCTGGCAAAAGAACTGGACCTGGAGTCTGACTGGAGCGAGTTTCAGTTCGTCGAGAACACGGCTGTCACGGACTTTGAGAAAGAGGTTAAAGATTTAGGCGGCGTAAAAACAAAGATCGACGTTTCGAAGTGCAAAGTTGTTGTGAAGCCAGCAGTTCAGGGATTTCAGTGTGTCGCCGTACTGACGACAGTGAATAAAGAAGGCCGTCCGTGTGTTACAAACAGTAAAGCCGTCACAACCAACATGAAGGACCCGTCTGGGACCGACGTCCCGACGCAACTACAGATGAAAAACGCGGGCGTGTGGGAAATATCGTATGTACCCCAGGTCACCGGCAATCACAGGTTAGAGGTCAAGGTGAACTCACAACAGGTGTCAGGAAGTCCGTTTGATGTTGACGTAAAGGGGAGGGACACACCTATGTTAACTATCGGACAGAAGGGTAGTGGGGTGGGGGAATTGAACCTTCCGGTAGGTGTCGCGGTTGACAACGGAGGCAACATTGCAGTGGTGGAGCGAGGTAACAAGCGGGTTCAGATATTCGATGTAGAAACAGGTCAGTCTTTGAGCAGCTTTCCTGTTGATGGTGAGAATCCGTACGGTATTGATGTTGAATCAGATGGAATGTTTCTTGTGACGTCGTGGGGTCAAAATTTTGCCTTAAGACGCTACGCAAAGGAAGGCAGACTTTTGAACACCTTCAAGCCAGACTGCATGCGCTATCCACTCGGAGTGACAGTTCTAAAGGACGGCCGCATGGTGGTGGCGGACGGGCAGCATAAGTCCTGTCTCCTCCTGCAGCCTGACGGGAGCTTCATCCGGGAGATCGGCAGGGGGAAGCTGCTGTTTCCGAAGTTTGTGTCGGTTGACGAGTCACGTGATGTGATAATCGTCACGGATGAGACCGGACACAAAGTACTCGTGTTTGACCTAGACGGCAACCCAAAGTTCAATTTTGGCCAGGAAGGACAGAATGATGGGGAATTTCAAAATCCAAATGGTGTAACGTTCGACCCGGCCGGTAACATCATCGTCGGGGATTGTGCCGGCCGTGTACAGGTGTTCGGCCCTGACAGGACTTTCATGCGGAAAGTGGGAACAGTTCAAGGCGGATATGCCAGCGGCATCGCAATAACCCCTGAAGGCTACATAGCGGTGGCGTGTTTTCGTGGACATTGTGTAGAACTCTACAGGTACAAGTGA
- the LOC136445301 gene encoding ATP-dependent DNA helicase PIF1-like has protein sequence MDYDISELNCSVAVQSLAPTGEVLKNKLFKNITLILLRNEFRDIILKIDQGKTDVKYPLQDIKVFSWFAKDGKATIRIPGHKIQLLISNCPPAKLVLFLRTIGAKVEQLKQIGVASDRQRLRSNLPRRLEHISPLCQKDLDAVNRTREAQASAALKGRTPGLKRKRPLGDTTNAQVDLVPRKKLHMSSTVSRLTKEQQAVLNAVQTGHNIFFTGSAGTGKSFLLRKVIGALPPEHTFATASTGVAACHIGGTTLHSFAGIGSGTAPIQQCYELASRPGVRKQWKQCRHLIVDEVSMIDGDFFDKLEAVARATRKSDKPFGGIQLILCGDFLQLPPVTKPGEKRRFCFQSRSWHKCIQASYELTQVKRQTDPTFINILQNIRVGRCPPAISTRLSATENHHIEREDIVATRLCTHKEDVNHINDVRLKELGGDTKSFEAHDSDPDLIKTINTLCPVEKTIQLKVGAQVMLAKNLDVQRGLVNGARGVVTGFQTSGAGLPIVKFLCGVTEPVKHERWTFKATGGIYLTRRQLPIKLAWAISIHKSQGMSLDCVEMSLSRVFESGQAYVALSRARSLQGLRVLDFDAKCVRANPDVLQFYQRLRKQQRMMQASMDRYMDKENMQPTW, from the exons ATGGATTATGACATCAGTGAGCTCAACTGCAGCGTAGCAGTCCAAAGTCTCGCTCCAACTGGCGAAGTCCTAAAAAACAAACTCTTTAAGAACATCACCCTCATCTTATTACGTAACGAATTCCGGGACATCATCTTAAAGATTGACCAGGGCAAGACAGACGTCAAGTACCCTCTGCAAGACATCAAGGTGTTCAGCTGGTTTGCCAAGGATGGAAAAGCAACGATACGAATCCCAGGCCACAAAATCCAGCTCCTGATCTCAAACTGTCCCCCGGCAAAACTTGTCCTGTTCCTCAGAACTATTGGTGCGAAGGTGGAACAACTGAAgcagattggtgtggcctcggACAGACAGAGGTTGAGATCAAACCTCCCCAGAAGGCTGGAGCACATCAGTCCCCTGTGCCAGAAAGACTTGGATGCAGTGAACAGGACCAGGGAGGCGCAGGCTTCAGCTGCACTGAAGGGCAGGACTCCGGGGCTGAAGAGAAAAAGACCTCTGGGAGATACCACAAATGCTCAG GTTGATCTCGTCCCCAGGAAGAAGCTGCACATGTCCAGCACAGTGTCCAGACTGACCAAGGAACAGCAGGCTGTCCTCAACGCTGTCCAGACTGGACACAACATCTTCTTTACAG GTAGTGCAGGTACAGGGAAGTCCTTCCTCCTGCGGAAGGTAATCGGAGCGCTCCCTCCTGAGCACACGTTTGCCACGGCCAGTACAGGGGTCGCCGCCTGTCACATTGGAGGGACAACTCTGCATTCCTTCGCAG GTATAGGTTCAGGCACAGCCCCCATCCAGCAGTGCTACGAGCTGGCCTCGCGCCCGGGGGTGCGGAAACAGTGGAAGCAGTGCAGACATCTCATCGTGGACGAGGTCTCCATGATTGACGGGGACTTCTTTGACAAGTTGGAGGCCGTGGCACGAGCCACGAGGAAGAGCGACAAACCGTTTGGAGGGATCCAGCTCATCCTGTGTGGGGACTTCCTACAACTGCCTCCTGTCACCAAGCCGGGGGAGAAGAGGCGGTTCTGTTTTCAG TCGCGGTCCTGGCACAAGTGCATACAGGCCAGCTATGAGCTGACCCAGGTGAAGAGACAGACTGACCCCACCTTCATCAACATCCTACAGAACATCAGGGTCGGCAG ATGTCCGCCAGCGATATCTACACGGCTGTCTGCCACAGAGAACCACCATATTGAGAGGGAAGATATCGTGGCCACACGGCTGTGTACACACAAGGAGGACGTCAACCATATCAACGATGTCCGTCTTAAAGAGCTGGGAG GAGACACAAAGTCGTTTGAGGCCCATGATAGTGACCCTGACCTGATAAAGACCATCAACACCCTCTGTCCTGTGGAGAAAACCATCCAGCTGAAGGTGGGAGCACAG GTGATGCTGGCTAAGAACCTGGATGTACAGCGAGGACTTGTGAACGGTGCCCGGGGCGTGGTGACAGGTTTCCAGACTTCAGGGGCAG GCCTCCCCATTGTAAAGTTCCTGTGTGGAGTGACCGAGCCGGTGAAACACGAGCGCTGGACGTTCAAGGCCACCGGCGGCATCTACCTGACGAGGCGACAGCTGCCAATCAAACTAGCCTGGGCCATCTCCATCCACAAAagccag GGGATGTCGCTGGACTGTGTGGAGATGTCGTTATCCCGAGTGTTTGAGAGTGGCCAGGCGTACGTCGCCCTGTCTCGAGCACGCAGTCTGCAGGGCCTCCGTGTGCTTGACTTTGACGCCAAGTGTGTGCGCGCCAACCCAGACGTCCTCCAGTTCTACCAGAGACTACGGAAGCAGCAGAGGATGATGCAGGCATCAATGGATAGATACATGGACAAGGAGAACATGCAGCCTACTTGGTAA